The Cohaesibacter intestini genome has a window encoding:
- a CDS encoding ATP-binding cassette domain-containing protein has translation MDQKGGVMTGPDYEAEPILTARGVTKRYGRVTALDRADFDLYPGEIRAVIGDNGAGKSTLIKAISGALIPDAGEIRLYGEKVQFNSPMAARNAGIETVYQNLALSPALSITDNMFMGREIRKEGPLGTYFRMLDRAKMEKIARDKLTELGLLTIQNINQSVESLSGGQRQGVAVARAAAFGSRVVIMDEPTAALGVKESRKVLELIQDVRSRGLPIILISHNMPHVFEVADRIHVHRLGRQLCVIDPKEYSMSDAVAFMTGAKKPAEDKA, from the coding sequence ATGGATCAGAAAGGTGGCGTCATGACCGGACCTGACTATGAAGCAGAACCGATCCTCACGGCGCGGGGTGTCACCAAGCGCTATGGTCGGGTGACCGCTCTTGATCGTGCGGATTTCGATCTCTATCCGGGCGAGATCCGTGCGGTGATCGGGGATAATGGCGCAGGCAAATCCACGCTTATCAAGGCGATTTCCGGTGCCTTGATACCAGATGCCGGGGAAATCCGGCTTTATGGGGAGAAGGTACAGTTCAACTCCCCGATGGCGGCGCGCAATGCGGGTATCGAGACAGTGTATCAGAATCTCGCTCTGTCTCCTGCCTTGTCGATCACCGACAACATGTTCATGGGGCGTGAAATTCGCAAGGAAGGGCCTTTGGGAACCTATTTCCGAATGCTCGACCGGGCGAAGATGGAAAAGATCGCGCGTGACAAGCTCACCGAGTTGGGCCTGTTGACCATTCAGAATATCAACCAGTCGGTTGAATCCCTGTCAGGTGGTCAGCGTCAGGGGGTTGCTGTGGCCCGTGCTGCGGCGTTTGGCTCTCGTGTGGTGATCATGGATGAACCGACAGCAGCGCTTGGGGTGAAAGAATCCCGTAAGGTGCTGGAGCTCATTCAGGATGTACGCTCACGCGGCCTGCCGATCATATTGATCTCACACAATATGCCTCACGTCTTCGAGGTTGCTGACCGCATTCACGTCCATCGTCTGGGGCGGCAGCTTTGTGTCATCGATCCCAAGGAATATTCCATGTCCGATGCGGTGGCTTTCATGACCGGGGCAAAAAAACCAGCAGAAGACAAGGCTTGA